A stretch of the Lolium perenne isolate Kyuss_39 chromosome 3, Kyuss_2.0, whole genome shotgun sequence genome encodes the following:
- the LOC127326979 gene encoding peroxidase 57, giving the protein MPGVTFSGWTIIPPRPQFIFPPSNHPLHFYAQSCPRAETIVRQVVQHRAAQDRSVLPALIRLQFHDCFIRGCDGSVLIDSAGGNVAEKEADPNLTLRMLDVIDDVKAALETACPGVVSCADIIGLAARDAAAMAGRVRYQLPTGRRDGTVSSAAEVHLPSPSVSFADALSAFSNIGLDVVDLTTLLGSHTMGFCHCMFVMDRLYDFKKTDTPDQTMDAGLRASLQGSCPPHTVTPQNESGDTIVPMNLLAPHVPFRLDNSFYRSVLAGKAVLQIDQELASDGMARLIAAKFAVGPRKFRKQFARSMVKLASVHVLTGEQGEVRLNCRKVNSR; this is encoded by the exons atgcctggtgtcacattttcaggatggacaataatacccccacgtCCTCAATTCATATTTCCTCCCTCAAACCACCCG CTCCACTTCTACGCGCAGTCCTGCCCTCGAGCCGAGACCATCGTCCGGCAAGTCGTCCAGCACCGCGCCGCGCAAGACCGCTCCGTCCTCCCCGCCCTCATCCGCCTGCAGTTCCACGACTGCTTCATCAGG GGCTGCGATGGCTCGGTACTCATCGACAGCGCCGGCGGCAATGTGGCCGAGAAGGAGGCCGATCCCAACCTGACGCTGAGGATGCTCGACGTGATCGACGACGTCAAGGCTGCCCTCGAGACGGCATGCCCCGGCGTTGTATCGTGCGCCGACATTATCGGATTGGCCGCGAGGGATGCTGCGGCCATGGCGGGGAGGGTGCGGTACCAGCTGCCCACCGGGAGGCGCGACGGGACCGTCTCCAGCGCGGCCGAGGTTCATCTGCCCAGCCCGTCCGTGTCGTTCGCCGACGCTCTGTCGGCCTTCAGTAACATCGGCCTCGACGTGGTTGATCTCACCACCTTGCTGG GTTCACACACCATGGGGTTCTGCCACTGCATGTTCGTCATGGACAGGCTCTACGACTTCAAGAAAACCGACACGCCGGACCAGACCATGGACGCCGGCCTGCGGGCCTCGCTCCAGGGCAGCTGCCCGCCTCACACGGTGACGCCGCAGAACGAGTCTGGCGACACCATCGTCCCCATGAACCTCCTGGCGCCGCACGTGCCCTTCAGGCTCGACAACTCCTTCTACCGAAGCGTGCTCGCAGGGAAGGCCGTCTTGCAGATCGACCAGGAGCTGGCGTCCGACGGCATGGCCAGGCTCATCGCCGCCAAGTTCGCGGTCGGGCCGCGCAAGTTTCGGAAGCAGTTCGCCAGGTCCATGGTGAAGCTGGCGAGCGTACACGTTCTCACCGGAGAGCAGGGGGAGGTCAGGCTGAACTGTCGAAAGGTTAACAGCCGATAG